The following proteins are co-located in the Micromonospora coriariae genome:
- a CDS encoding sulfotransferase family protein: MPFPSPIFVAGTGRSGTSRIADIIGEHPLIHRIPMETRFLIDPGGLRDLADALTDRYDPTVGEDALHRLSDFLTVRVPGRRDDRGRTVPELVGARRYRDAVQQLWPQLIAYTYDEPSPAEGFGNADRPAGPFEPLSRRRVVPRYFSDRGELLGILRGLIDTMFGGAAADAGKPTWCEKTPFNLLCMEFLWELVPEATIVHIKRHPVSVLASHLAQPWAPSTVDGALAYLKPVYHRWLTWKNTVDLTGRRYIEVKAEDLAADWPGQRRALFERLDVGDVVTPSTFQSHKLTNRNDQFDDETREFIEEALGKVIPAMGYE; this comes from the coding sequence ATGCCTTTCCCCTCGCCGATCTTCGTTGCGGGTACGGGTCGTTCGGGAACGTCACGGATCGCCGACATCATTGGCGAACATCCGCTGATCCATCGGATTCCCATGGAGACCAGGTTTCTCATCGACCCGGGTGGCCTGCGGGACCTGGCCGACGCGCTCACCGATCGATACGACCCCACCGTCGGTGAGGATGCTCTGCACCGGCTGAGCGATTTCCTCACCGTACGAGTGCCCGGCCGGCGCGACGATCGCGGCAGAACCGTTCCCGAGCTGGTTGGCGCGCGGCGCTACCGGGACGCGGTTCAACAGCTCTGGCCGCAGTTGATCGCGTACACATACGACGAACCTTCGCCCGCGGAAGGATTCGGGAACGCCGACCGGCCGGCCGGGCCGTTCGAGCCGCTGAGCCGCCGGAGGGTAGTTCCCAGGTATTTCAGCGACCGGGGCGAACTGCTCGGAATCTTGCGGGGGCTGATCGACACGATGTTCGGCGGAGCAGCCGCCGACGCGGGCAAGCCGACCTGGTGCGAGAAGACACCGTTCAACCTGCTGTGCATGGAGTTCCTCTGGGAACTTGTGCCCGAAGCGACCATCGTGCACATCAAGCGTCACCCGGTCTCAGTGCTCGCATCCCACCTGGCCCAGCCGTGGGCGCCGTCCACCGTCGACGGAGCGCTCGCCTACCTCAAGCCGGTCTACCACCGATGGCTTACCTGGAAGAACACGGTCGACCTGACGGGCAGGCGATACATCGAGGTGAAAGCGGAAGATCTCGCAGCCGACTGGCCCGGGCAGCGCCGCGCCCTGTTCGAACGGCTCGACGTCGGCGACGTCGTCACCCCTTCAACGTTTCAGTCGCACAAGCTGACGAACCGCAACGACCAATTCGATGACGAAACCCGCGAGTTCATCGAAGAAGCACTCGGCAAGGTCATCCCGGCCATGGGATATGAGTGA
- a CDS encoding maleylpyruvate isomerase N-terminal domain-containing protein — MQKTLTFSDHLRLIDERSTAFRAAVAAAPSLDVPVPSCPGWTLFDLVQHLGMGRRRSAAIVAAGPADAPPEKSAWEDGTGAPREREALLAWWTESVERLTSALSEAGPDRGCWTWWGDSQSPETSGAWARRQVPEIAVHTYDVQLAVGDPEPLPDEVALDGFDDCQFTLCSTDVAWPHEPAVVDYYATEGRSWRLRLSRDGAWAARLGAPATSEDPATDKADASARGTASDLVLFFYGRIPLDSPKLELDGDRRIFDQLIAWDPSV, encoded by the coding sequence GTGCAAAAGACTTTGACGTTCTCTGATCATCTGCGGCTGATTGACGAACGGTCGACCGCCTTCCGTGCCGCGGTCGCTGCGGCGCCCAGCCTCGACGTGCCGGTGCCGAGCTGTCCGGGGTGGACGCTGTTCGATCTCGTGCAGCACCTGGGCATGGGCCGCCGCAGGTCGGCCGCCATCGTTGCCGCAGGGCCGGCCGACGCTCCCCCGGAGAAGTCCGCCTGGGAGGACGGCACGGGTGCGCCCCGGGAACGGGAGGCTCTCCTGGCCTGGTGGACCGAGTCCGTCGAGCGACTGACGAGCGCGCTGAGTGAGGCCGGCCCGGATCGCGGTTGTTGGACGTGGTGGGGTGACTCGCAGTCACCGGAAACCTCCGGTGCATGGGCTCGGCGCCAGGTTCCGGAGATCGCGGTGCACACCTACGATGTCCAGCTCGCCGTGGGTGACCCGGAGCCGCTGCCGGACGAGGTCGCCCTCGACGGTTTCGACGACTGCCAGTTCACCCTCTGCTCGACGGATGTCGCCTGGCCGCACGAACCCGCGGTCGTCGACTACTACGCCACCGAGGGCCGCTCTTGGCGCCTGCGGCTGTCCCGCGACGGCGCATGGGCCGCCCGCCTCGGCGCGCCGGCTACCAGCGAGGACCCGGCCACGGACAAGGCCGACGCCTCCGCCCGGGGCACGGCCAGTGACCTGGTCCTGTTCTTTTACGGCCGCATACCGCTGGATTCGCCGAAGCTGGAGCTGGACGGTGACCGTCGCATCTTCGATCAGCTCATCGCCTGGGACCCGTCCGTGTAA
- a CDS encoding Type 1 glutamine amidotransferase-like domain-containing protein: MKLLLTSAGVTNPSIGDALVDLLGKPIADSSALCIPTAAHPMGGPASVWSFITGETPLPMCGLGWKSLGVLELTALPSIGEERWVPWVREADVMLVAGGDATYLCHWMRQSGLADLLPSLRDTVWVGLSAGSMVLTPRIGADFVEWPSAPDDRTLGVVDFSIFPHLGLEPDNTMADAEKWAAEIAGPAYAIDDHTAIKVTDGTEVVSEGHWKLFPS; the protein is encoded by the coding sequence GTGAAGCTTCTTCTCACGTCCGCGGGCGTCACGAACCCGAGCATCGGCGATGCGCTGGTCGACCTGCTGGGCAAGCCGATCGCCGACTCCAGTGCCCTCTGCATCCCTACGGCGGCCCACCCCATGGGCGGGCCAGCCTCGGTCTGGAGCTTCATCACCGGTGAGACGCCGCTACCCATGTGCGGCCTGGGCTGGAAGTCGCTGGGCGTCCTCGAGCTGACAGCGCTGCCCAGCATCGGCGAGGAACGGTGGGTCCCCTGGGTCCGGGAGGCTGACGTCATGCTCGTGGCCGGCGGCGATGCGACGTACCTGTGCCACTGGATGCGGCAGTCCGGGCTGGCGGACCTCCTGCCGTCGCTACGGGACACCGTCTGGGTGGGGTTGAGTGCTGGGAGCATGGTGCTGACCCCCCGGATCGGTGCGGACTTCGTCGAGTGGCCGTCCGCGCCCGACGACCGCACACTGGGGGTCGTCGACTTCTCGATCTTCCCGCACCTAGGTCTCGAGCCGGACAACACCATGGCTGATGCCGAGAAATGGGCGGCCGAGATCGCGGGTCCGGCGTACGCAATCGACGACCACACGGCCATCAAGGTGACCGACGGCACCGAGGTCGTCTCCGAGGGGCACTGGAAGCTCTTCCCCTCGTAG
- a CDS encoding alpha/beta hydrolase: protein MPSLLGVADAGPPFWPSVAETVGRSTDQLPLDIPVVLVAHSNAGLFVPVIVEAARRPVAGCLFVDAALPARSGPTAVAPPELLDFLRPQATGGRLPQWTAWWDESDVAPMFPDPQTRRVVSSEQPRLPLSYYEERVPVPDGWDDAPCGYLLFGPPYEQAAQDARERGWDFDHVPGLHLHQLVDPDTVTARIIAMADEWCSPAG, encoded by the coding sequence GTGCCTTCGCTGCTCGGCGTGGCGGATGCAGGACCGCCGTTCTGGCCGTCCGTCGCAGAGACCGTCGGCAGATCCACCGACCAGTTGCCGCTGGACATCCCGGTCGTCTTGGTCGCGCACAGCAACGCCGGTCTCTTTGTCCCGGTCATCGTCGAGGCTGCCCGGCGTCCGGTGGCCGGCTGTTTGTTCGTCGACGCGGCGTTGCCCGCTCGCAGCGGGCCGACGGCGGTGGCGCCGCCCGAGCTGCTGGATTTTCTGCGTCCCCAAGCGACCGGTGGCAGGCTGCCGCAATGGACGGCGTGGTGGGACGAGTCCGATGTCGCGCCGATGTTTCCGGATCCGCAGACCCGGCGTGTCGTCTCGTCCGAGCAGCCGCGCCTGCCGTTGAGCTACTACGAGGAGAGGGTTCCCGTTCCGGACGGCTGGGACGACGCGCCATGCGGGTATCTGCTGTTCGGTCCGCCGTACGAACAAGCCGCGCAGGACGCGCGGGAACGCGGCTGGGACTTCGACCATGTTCCAGGGCTTCACCTGCATCAACTTGTGGATCCGGACACGGTGACCGCTCGCATCATCGCCATGGCAGATGAATGGTGCTCGCCAGCCGGCTGA
- a CDS encoding IS110 family RNA-guided transposase, protein MGNGSGVSRGDRNRNARLARLRALVPVTNAIVGIDLADAKQMVVVTDHDSKVLARKTFRCRAWNLGAALDWAAERAAAKGWAGVTVACEPTGHRWRVLGQLAADRAMPFVCVQPMLTSWARRSEDLTSDKTDEKDAVLIARLTAQLRCYVPEPIDETWGRLRHLGARREQLIIEMVSQVQQIRALLECVWPAALDTAKQPFRSRTWAAAMTVICQRDGGDLARTRRLGAARFEQAVRREITRRGGCKPSLRILRHLFTALADPTGVIAHRPGALERVAFLLQDWHTATDKLTDTETRMTRVLDELKLTDLATSIPGLSAVGAAAILAETGDPNRFATARALVKHAGLAPREKLSGTFVGRTKLTGQGRPALRLAAWRAVWGAQRSNAVYAARYQHLTTRETNKLTATQAQTVIAAAILRQLHAVITTGRAWNADIATYGSHHRRQVALAA, encoded by the coding sequence ATGGGTAACGGTAGCGGTGTGTCCCGGGGTGATCGCAACCGCAACGCGCGGCTTGCTCGGCTGCGGGCGCTGGTGCCGGTGACCAACGCGATCGTGGGGATCGACTTGGCCGACGCGAAGCAGATGGTCGTGGTCACCGATCACGACTCGAAAGTGTTGGCCCGTAAGACATTCCGCTGCCGCGCCTGGAATCTCGGGGCAGCGTTGGACTGGGCCGCCGAGCGGGCCGCGGCGAAAGGGTGGGCGGGGGTGACGGTGGCGTGCGAGCCGACCGGGCACCGCTGGCGGGTCCTCGGTCAGCTCGCTGCGGACCGGGCGATGCCGTTCGTGTGCGTGCAGCCGATGCTGACCTCGTGGGCGCGGCGCAGCGAGGACCTGACCTCGGACAAAACCGATGAGAAGGACGCGGTGCTCATCGCTCGGCTGACCGCGCAGCTGCGCTGCTACGTGCCGGAGCCGATCGATGAGACCTGGGGCCGGCTGCGGCATCTGGGCGCCCGCCGCGAACAGCTCATCATCGAGATGGTCAGCCAGGTCCAGCAGATCCGCGCGCTGCTCGAGTGTGTCTGGCCCGCCGCGCTTGATACCGCCAAGCAGCCGTTTCGGTCCCGCACCTGGGCTGCAGCGATGACGGTGATCTGCCAGCGTGACGGCGGCGACCTCGCCCGCACCCGACGCCTCGGCGCGGCCCGGTTCGAGCAGGCCGTGCGCCGTGAGATCACCCGCCGCGGCGGGTGCAAACCCTCGCTGCGCATCCTGCGGCACCTGTTCACCGCCTTGGCCGACCCCACCGGGGTGATCGCCCACCGGCCCGGTGCACTGGAGCGGGTCGCGTTCCTGCTGCAGGACTGGCACACCGCCACCGACAAACTCACCGACACCGAGACCCGGATGACCCGCGTCCTCGACGAGCTCAAGCTGACCGATCTGGCCACCTCCATCCCCGGCCTATCCGCGGTTGGCGCCGCGGCGATCCTCGCCGAGACCGGTGACCCGAACCGGTTCGCCACCGCCCGCGCCCTGGTCAAGCACGCCGGCCTCGCACCGCGGGAGAAACTGTCCGGCACGTTCGTCGGCCGCACCAAACTCACCGGCCAGGGCCGACCCGCGCTGCGTCTGGCCGCCTGGCGGGCAGTCTGGGGCGCCCAGCGCAGCAATGCCGTCTATGCCGCCCGCTACCAGCATTTGACCACCCGGGAGACCAACAAGCTCACGGCGA